A segment of the Acidimicrobiales bacterium genome:
GCAGGCCGCTCCGCTCCGCGACGACAGCGGCCGGCTCCGGATCGACGAGCTGCGGTTGCATGTCGAGAGGAGGCTGCACCGGGTGCCTCGCCTGCGCCAGCGGGTCATGCCGGTGCCGTATCGCCAGGGCCGGCCGATCTGGGTGGACGACGAGCGCTTCGATCTCACGTACCACGTGCGTCTCACGGCCCTGCCCCGCCCCGGCGACGAGGACCAGCTGATGGAGCTCACGGCGCGGATCCAGTCGCTCCCCCTCGACCTGGCGCGACCTCTCTGGGAGCTGTGGTTCGTCGACGGCCTCGAGGGCGACCGGGTGGGCCTCATCACCAAGGTGCACCACACCCTCGGCGACGGCATCGCCAACGTCGACCTCGCGCTGGCGCTGGTCGACACCGAGCCCGTGCCCCCTCCCGAACCGCCGCCCCCGGCGTGGCGGCCGTCGTCCCCGCCCTCGCCCAACCGGCTGCTGGTCGACACCATGCGGGAGCGCCTGACCCGCCCGTCCGAGCTCGCCCGCAACGCCATGGGCGTCCTCCAGGCCCCCCAGCAGGCCAGGGTGGTGCTGTCGAACATCGGCCAGGCCCTCTCCACCATGTCCACGCCGATCCGGCCGGCGCCGTGGAACGTGCCCGTGACGCGCCATCGCCGGTGGGCGGTGGCGCGGGTGCCGCTCGCCCAGGTCCGCCGCACCAAGGAGCGAACCGGCACCACGCTGAACGACGTCGTGGTGGCGGCGTGCACCGGGGCGCTGCGCGGCTTCCTCGTCGACGGCGGCGAGGACGTCGACGGGCGGACCCTGAAGGCGATGGTTCCGGTGTCACGGCGAACCGGCGACGAGCACGGCGCCACGCTCGGCAACCGGGTCTCGATGGTGATGGTCGACCTCCCGGTCGGCGAGCGGGATCCCCTCGCCCAGCTGACCTCGGTGCACGACCAGATCTCCGACCTGCGAGGCAGCGGGGTCACCGACGGCGCGCTCGCGATCCTCGCCATCGCCACCGAGATGGTGCCCTTCGACGGGCACGTGACCCGGCTGCTGGCCGCGCGCACGCCGATGAACCTGATCATCACGAACATCCCGGGCCCCCCCGTGCCGCTGTTCCTCCGGGGCGCCCGGCTGCTCGAGGCCTTCCCCTTCGTGGAGGTCGTCGACAACGAGGGGCTCACGATCGCGGTCGTCTCCTACGACGAGCAGCTGCTCTTCGGCATCACCGCCGACCGCGACGTGCTGCGCGAGCTGCCTGATCTCGCGGGCCGGATCGCCGACGCCTTCGGGGTGCTGGCCCGGGCCGCCCAGGTGACCGGCGCCGAGGAGGAAGCCACCGCCTGACCGTCGATGGCGCGTCGGGGCGCTGGGTAGTGTCCGGTGATGTCCTCGTTCCCCGCCGACATCTACACCGAGCCCGACGCCGACCCGGACACCCTCGCCAACCTCGGGCCCCTCGGCCCGATGGCCGGCGTCTGGACGGGCGCACCGGGGGTCGACGAGCACCCCGTGGTCGAGGGCACGGAGGTCGACGCCTTCGTCGAGCGCTACGAGCTCCAGCCCATCGATCCCCAGACGAACGGTCCCCAGCTCTTCTACGGGCTCCGCTACCACGTCCACATCGTGAAGCCGGGCGAGATCGAGACCTTCCACGACCAGGTCGGCTACTGGCTGTGGGAGCCGGCGACCAAGACGGTCGTCCAGACCCTCGCGATCCCTCGCGCCCAGGTCGCCATGGCGTCGGGACGGGCCGAGCCCGACGCCACGGAGTTCGAGCTGACCGCGGCGATCGGCAGCGAGACGTACGGCATCTGCTCGAACCCGTTCCTGCTCCACGCCTTCCGCACCGTCGAGTTCCGCATCCGCGTGACCGTCCACGCCGACGGCACGTGGAGCTACGACGAGGACACGGTCCTGGAGATCCAAGACCGCCCGGAGCCGTTCCACCACCGTGACCGCAACACCCTCACGCGGGTGGCTCCCCCCACCCCCAACCCGCTGGTGGCGGGGGCGGCTCCCCGCCCCTAGCCGAGCGCCGACCGTGGCGAACCAGGTGCACCTCATCGCCTACGCCGACCGGCTCGCGGGCTCGCTGCGCGGCCTCGACGACCTCCTTCGCGGGCCGCTGGCCGGCCTGTTCGGCGGTGTGCACGTGCTCCCCTTCTTCGTCCCTTTCGACGGCGCCGACGCCGGCTTCGACCCCATCGACCACGAGCAGGTCGATCCGCGCCTCGGCGATTGGGGCGACATCGAGCGCCTCAGCCGGTCGGTGGAGGTGACCGCCGACCTGGTCGTCAACCACCTGTCGTCGCGGTCCCCCCGGTTCGTCGACTTCCTCGCCCGGGCCGACGGCTCGCCGTCCGCCGGCCTGTTCCTCACCATGGACCGCGTGTTCCCGCGTGGCGCGACCGCCGGCGACCTGGCGCAGATCTACCGGCCGCGCCCGGGGCTCCCCCTGACGCCCGTGACCCTCGGCGACGGCTCCCGCCGGATCGTGTGGACGACGTTCGGCCCCGACCAGATCGACCTCGACATCGCCGACCCGGGCACCTGGGCGTACCTGGAGGCGGTGCTGGCCCGCCTGGCCGAGCACGGCGTGTCGACCGTGCGCCTCGACGCCGTCGGCTACTCGGTGAAGCGGGCCGGGACCAGCTGCTTCATGCTCCCCGGGACGATCGGCGTGATCGAGGAGCTGGCGGCGCGGGTGCGGCGCCGGGGGATGCGTGTGCTCGCCGAGGTGCACTCGTCGGTCGCCCACCAGCTCGAGATCGCCGGCCGCATCGACTGGGTCTACGACTTCGCGCTCCCGCCCCTGGTGCTCCATGCCCTGACCACCGGCGACGCCGGCCCGCTGGCGAGGTGGCTCGAGGTGCGGCCGTCGAACGCGGTGACGGTGCTCGACACCCACGACGGCATCGGGCTGGCCGACGTGGGCGTCGACGCGTCGGATCCGGGTTCGGGGGGGTTGCTCGACCGGAGCCAGCTCGCCGCCCTGGTCGGCGCCATCGGTCGCGCGAGCGGGGGCACCGCTCACATCGCCAGGGCGGTGACGTCGTCGGATGCGGATGCCTACCAGGTGGATTGCACCTTCTACGACGCCCTCGGCCGCGACGACCGCCGCTACCTGCTCGCCCGGCTCCTCCAGCTCTGCCTTCCCGGCCTGCCCCACGTGTACTACGTCGGCCTGCTGGCGGGGACCAACGACGTCTCGCTGTTCGAGCGGACGGGCGTGGGTCGCGACCTGAACCGCCACCACTACCGGCCCGGCGAGATCGGCGCCGCGCTGGAGCAGCCCGTGGTTCGGGCGCTGCTGGGCGCGATCCGCCTGAGGGCCACGCACCCGGCGTTCGCCGGGCGGTTCCGGTGGGCCGCCGAGGGGCCCGGCCGGCTCACCCTCGAGTGGGGCAGGGCCGGGGACGCGCTGACGCTGCAGGCCGACCTGGCGACCGGCGAGTTCCGTCTCGCCACCGGCGGCCCGACGAGCCCGGTTCTCTCGGACCCGACGGCGCTGGCCGCGATCGGGTCCGGGTCCCTGCCCCCGCGCGGCGGCTGAGCGGACGGGCTCTGGTGCGCGTCGGCGACGGGGCCCGACCCACCGGTGGCCTCAGCCGGCGATGAGCTCCTCGGTGCCGAGGTCGAGGGCGTGGCGGGCGGAGCGCTCGGCCATGGCTGCGAACATCTCGTCGCCCCGGTCGGTGCGCTCGACCAGGAACGACGCGCCGATGGCCATCACCAGGCCGTCGAAGGCGAAGCGCCGGTAGCCCCACCAGCAGTCGTCCCACGACAGGTCGCCGCCGGCCGCCACGAGGCGCTGGTGGTAGTGACCGACGAGGTCGCGCTCCTCGCGCCGGCGGACCTCGATGGGCAGGCTCCCGCCCAGGAAGTAGCTCACGTCGCTGAGGGCGGGCCCCAGGGTGACGGTCTGCCAGTCGAGGACGAAGACGCGCCCCGCGCCGAAGAGGAGGTTGTCGACGCGGAAGTCGCCGTGCACCACGGTGGGGCCGCGGTCGCGGGCGAGGTACGCGGGCAGGCGATCGGCCAGCCGGCCGGTCGCGGCGACGGCGTCGGGGCTCAGCCGGTCGGTGAAGCGATCGAGGAAGGTGGGCAGGGCCATGCGGAGCAGGAGGGTGACGTTGTCGGCGTGGTCGTCGCCGTGGCGGTCGAGCCAGGACAGGTCGGTCAGGGCGGGGTCGCCCCAGCGGGGGCCGTGCAGCAGGGCGAGCTCGTCCAGCGCGGCGGACGCCTCGTCGACCGAGCAGCCCGCCATCTGGTCGCCCTGGGTGGCCGGCGCGGCGTCCTCGAGCAGCACGACGTAGCCGTCGTCGTCGGGCTCGTGGCCGGCGTAGTAGCAGCGAGGCGTGTGGACCGGCAGCGACGGCGCCAGGTCGCGGTAGAAGCCGACCTCGATCTCGTACGTGCGGGTGAGGCGCGACGAGGCCCTGCTGGTGGGCGAGGCCGAGGTGACCTTGGCGACCATGGTCGTCGGGCCCGCTCCGGGCGGCGACCACGCC
Coding sequences within it:
- a CDS encoding wax ester/triacylglycerol synthase family O-acyltransferase yields the protein MGYDRLSPMDVQFLHLETPHEPQHVGSLSILQAAPLRDDSGRLRIDELRLHVERRLHRVPRLRQRVMPVPYRQGRPIWVDDERFDLTYHVRLTALPRPGDEDQLMELTARIQSLPLDLARPLWELWFVDGLEGDRVGLITKVHHTLGDGIANVDLALALVDTEPVPPPEPPPPAWRPSSPPSPNRLLVDTMRERLTRPSELARNAMGVLQAPQQARVVLSNIGQALSTMSTPIRPAPWNVPVTRHRRWAVARVPLAQVRRTKERTGTTLNDVVVAACTGALRGFLVDGGEDVDGRTLKAMVPVSRRTGDEHGATLGNRVSMVMVDLPVGERDPLAQLTSVHDQISDLRGSGVTDGALAILAIATEMVPFDGHVTRLLAARTPMNLIITNIPGPPVPLFLRGARLLEAFPFVEVVDNEGLTIAVVSYDEQLLFGITADRDVLRELPDLAGRIADAFGVLARAAQVTGAEEEATA
- a CDS encoding FABP family protein; its protein translation is MSSFPADIYTEPDADPDTLANLGPLGPMAGVWTGAPGVDEHPVVEGTEVDAFVERYELQPIDPQTNGPQLFYGLRYHVHIVKPGEIETFHDQVGYWLWEPATKTVVQTLAIPRAQVAMASGRAEPDATEFELTAAIGSETYGICSNPFLLHAFRTVEFRIRVTVHADGTWSYDEDTVLEIQDRPEPFHHRDRNTLTRVAPPTPNPLVAGAAPRP
- the gtfA gene encoding sucrose phosphorylase, coding for MANQVHLIAYADRLAGSLRGLDDLLRGPLAGLFGGVHVLPFFVPFDGADAGFDPIDHEQVDPRLGDWGDIERLSRSVEVTADLVVNHLSSRSPRFVDFLARADGSPSAGLFLTMDRVFPRGATAGDLAQIYRPRPGLPLTPVTLGDGSRRIVWTTFGPDQIDLDIADPGTWAYLEAVLARLAEHGVSTVRLDAVGYSVKRAGTSCFMLPGTIGVIEELAARVRRRGMRVLAEVHSSVAHQLEIAGRIDWVYDFALPPLVLHALTTGDAGPLARWLEVRPSNAVTVLDTHDGIGLADVGVDASDPGSGGLLDRSQLAALVGAIGRASGGTAHIARAVTSSDADAYQVDCTFYDALGRDDRRYLLARLLQLCLPGLPHVYYVGLLAGTNDVSLFERTGVGRDLNRHHYRPGEIGAALEQPVVRALLGAIRLRATHPAFAGRFRWAAEGPGRLTLEWGRAGDALTLQADLATGEFRLATGGPTSPVLSDPTALAAIGSGSLPPRGG
- a CDS encoding phosphotransferase, with translation MTPSTTVPTGAHELTGQWLTAVLGRQFAGASVEVADAQPVGTGQVADSVRLSLAWSPPGAGPTTMVAKVTSASPTSRASSRLTRTYEIEVGFYRDLAPSLPVHTPRCYYAGHEPDDDGYVVLLEDAAPATQGDQMAGCSVDEASAALDELALLHGPRWGDPALTDLSWLDRHGDDHADNVTLLLRMALPTFLDRFTDRLSPDAVAATGRLADRLPAYLARDRGPTVVHGDFRVDNLLFGAGRVFVLDWQTVTLGPALSDVSYFLGGSLPIEVRRREERDLVGHYHQRLVAAGGDLSWDDCWWGYRRFAFDGLVMAIGASFLVERTDRGDEMFAAMAERSARHALDLGTEELIAG